The sequence CACCCGCAGCCGTTCGTCGCCGAAAACCTGCCTCACGGCGCCGAACCAGGGTGAATTCCCATTCCCCGCGGCCGGGCGCCGCAGCACCAGCACCCGCACGGCGACGGCGGCGACCAGGAACGTCAGCGCGTCGATCGCCAGCGCCCACGACGTCCCGATGCCGGTGACCAGCAGCCCGCCCGCGGCGAGGCCGGCCAGCATGGCCGTGTTGTTCGTGATCCCGCGCAGGTCCTGGCTCTGCAGGTAGACGTCGTCGTCGGTGAAGATCTCCCGGCCGAGCGCGTTCTGCGCCGCGTTGCACGGCGCGTTCGCCAGCCGGGCGAAGACGAACAGCACGAACAGCCAGCCCATCGGCATCCCGGGCACGGCCATCAGCCCGATCAGCACGGCCTGCGCGAGCGAGCCGGTCACCAGCACCGCGCGGCGCGGGAACCGGTCGGCGAGCTGGGAGAGGCCGAGCCCGCCGGCGAGCGCGGGCAGGAACGTCAGCGAGTAGACGACGGCCGACAGCAGCGGCGAGCCGGTCCGGTCGAAGATCAGGATGGCGAGGGCGACGATGGTCAGCTGGTCGCCGAGCATCGACTGGGTTTCGGCGAACCACAGCGCGCGGAACTCGCGGTTGGCCAGGACGGCCCGCAACCGCGGTGTCGCGCGCGTCGTCACCTCGTAACCACCGTCCCCCGATCGAGTGAATATGGATCGTCCGCATTGTGCCTCGCCAGTGACGACCCCGTCCGGGGGTGTCACCGCTGACCTCCCGGAAGCACTAACAGTATGGCGCCGACTACGCGCCGATGTCCTCGGAACGCGCGTCACTCACCCCGTCGAGGGGCCGCCGGGTCACGCACCGCAGAGGCGGCAGACGGTGACTGTGACCGGCCCGCGGGTACCTCCGGACTGATCGAACCGGTTTCGCTCGGCGCAGGGCGGCCGCCGCTCGTCGTCGGGGCGCTGCCCCGCTGGGCCGGATGGGCCAAGACTGGACTCAGAGCCGGCCGGGGTGGACGGGACGCGCGCCGCCGGCGCGGCAGAGCGGGGAGTGGACGATGGACGGGTTGATGCAGGGCAAGGCGGTCGTGGTGACCGGCGCCGGCCGGGGTCTCGGCGAGGCGTTCGCGGTGCACGTCGCCCGTGCGGGCGGCGCGGTGGTCGTCAACGACGTCGACGCCGAACTGGCCGAGCGGACCGCGGAGAACATCCGCGCGCACGGCGGCCGGGCCGTCGCCAGCGGCCACAGCGTCGCCGACGCCGGGCAGGCGCAGGAGATCGTGGATCTGTGCGTCAAGGAGTTCGGCGGGATCGACGGGCTGGTCAACAACGCCGGGCTGAACTACGAGGCGCTGCCCTGGGAGGACGACGCCGAGCAGGCCCGCGAGCTCGTCGCCGTCAACGTCATGGGCGTGGTGAACACCGGGCTGGCCGCGATCAAGGCGATGGTCGACGCGGGCACCGGCGGCTCGATCGTCAACATCTCGTCGGGCGCCTCGCTCGGCCAGCGCAAGCTCGGCGTGTACGCGGCGAGCAAGGGCGCGGTCGCGTCGCTGACCTACTCGTGGGCGCTCGACCTCGAAGATCAGGGCATCCGCGTCAACGCCGTCTGCCCGCTCGCGCACACGCGGATGGTGTGGAAGTCCGAGCGCTCGCTGCGCGCCTGCCCGCCGGACCGCACACCGGCCCGGATCGCCCCGGTCGTGCTGTTCCTGCTCGGCGAGGGCTCGCACGGGATCACCGGCCAGATGATCCGGTGCAACGGCCCGCAGCTGCACGTCATGGGCCAGCCGTTCCTCAAGCAGCCGATCCTGGAGCGACCGGTGTGGGACACCGAGACCGTGCAGAAGGCGTTCGACGAGGTGTTCTCCGCCCACTTGGAGAACTACGGCCTGGAGAAGCGGGTGCCGCCGCGGCTCCGCAAGTGGACCGACACTTCGCCCCGAACCGCCTGACCACTTTGCTTCGCAAAGCAGAGCTTTCCCTAGGAAAGATGCGTCCGAGGGGCACTCAGACGCATCTTTCTCAGCGAAAGTGGCGGGTTGGTCAGGCGCCGGCGGCGGGTTCAGGGTCGCGGGTTGCCGCGTACAGGGCCTCGATGTTCGTCGAGTAGCGGTCGTTGATGACCCGGCGCTTGAGCTTGAGCGTCGGGGTCAGCTCGCCGGACTCGGGGGTCCACGCCTTCGGGAGCACGTGGTAGCGCTTGATCTGCTCGATCCGGGCCAGCCGGCTGTTCGCCGACTCGACCGCGCGCTCCAGTTCCGCGCGGACGGCCGGGTGCGAAGCCAGCTCCTCCGGGGTGGCCTCGACGCCGTTCGCCGCGGCCCAGCCGGGGGCGATCTCGTCGTCGAGGACGATCAGGGCCGTCACGTACGGGCGGTCGTCGCCGATCGCGACCGCCTGGCCGATCAGGGGGTGCTCCTTGAGGAGGCCCTCGATCCTCGTCGGCGCGATGTTCTTGCCACTCGAGGTGATGATCAGTTCCTTCTTGCGGTCGGTGATCGTCACGAAGCCGTCTTCGTCGATCGTGCCGATGTCGCCGGTCGCGTACCAGCCGTCGGCGTCGGTCGCGTCCTGGATCGTCCCGTCCTCCTGCAGGTAGCCGAGGAAGACGATCGGGCCGCGGACCAGCAGCTCGCCGTCTTCGGCGACCTTCACCTCGACGCCTTCGAGCGGCTTGCCGACCGACCCCGCCCGGAAGGCCGTCGCCGAGTTCGACGTCGCCGCGCCGGTGGTTTCCGACAGGCCCCAGACCTCGCAGATCTCGACGCCGAGGCCGGCCAGGAAGTAGATGATCTCCACCGGGAGGGCGGCCGCGCCGCTGGAGGCGACCAGCAGCTTGTCGAGGCCGAGCAGGCCGCGCACCGGCGCCAGCGCGGCTTCGTCGGTCTGCCGGATCTTCTCGGCGAGCTCGGGCGGCACCTCCTGGCCGGCACTGCGCAGCTTGTAGCCCTGCTGCAGCAGCTCGTTCGCCTGCAGCAACGCCGTGCGCCGGTCTTCGGGGACGCTGCCGAGCATGTTCTTGAGCCCGGCGACCATCTTTTCCCACACGCGCGGGACGCCGAAGAAGCTCTGCGGGTGCACCTGGCCGAGCGCGCCGGCGACCGCGGTCGGGTCGGCGAGGGTGTGCACGTGGCCGGCCCACACGATCGGCAGGTAGACCGACAGCTCGCGCTCGGCGATGTGCGCGAGCGGCAGGTACGCGATGTTGGTCGCGTGCATCGGCGGGTGGTGCAGCTCGGTGACCGCGTACGCCTGGTGGATCGCGTTGCGGTGCGACAGCACGACGCCCTTCGGGTCGCCGGTGGTGCCCGAGGTGTAGATCATCGACAGCGGGTCGTCCGGCTTGATGCCCTGCCACGACCGCTCGAACGCCTCCGGGTCGGCGGCAAGCGCTTCCCGGCCCCACGTCCGGACGTCGGCGAGCGAGACGAACCGGCCGTCGTTTTCGGGGATCGCGGCTTCGTCCATCACGACGACGCGGCGCAGCGCCGGCAGGTCGTCGAGCACCGGGCGCCAGCGCGCCAGCTCGTCCTCACCGCCGAGCACGACGACCGGCGCCGCGCTGTGCCGCGCGACGAACCGGATCTGCTCCGGGCTGAGCGTGGCGTAGGCGGTGCACGGGATCGCGGACAGGTGCGTCGCGGCGAGGTCGGCGATGATGTGGTCGGGACAGCCGGGCGCCATGATCAGCATGCGGTCGCCCGCGTCGAGGCCGAGGCCCGCCAGCCCGCGGGAGACCTCCGCGATCGCCGTGCGGAACTCCAGCCAGCTCAGCGTCGGCCGGCCTTCGATGTCGAGCGAGGTGATCGCCGGCAGGTCCGGGTATTCGGCCGCGTTGCGGTGCAACAACCGCGGGATCGTCTGGCCTTCGGTCTGCTCGGCGACGGACGGGGTGGTCAACGCTGGCCTCCTCGGAGCTCCGGATGGCCACACTGTAGGGGCTCCCGGCCGAGGTGGATAGAGAATCGCGGCCACGACAACCGTCCCCATCGAAACGGACATCCCGGTCAGGCGCCCACAACCGTCCACTGTGTACACGGGCGGGCGCGCGCGATCCGCGCTTCAATGGGAGGACCACGGACTCCAGGGGGAAGCGATGACGCGGTCCGCTCGTGAACTGCTCGACAGGATCCAGGCCGAACTCGCGCCGCGCGACGCCGACAACCGGCTCGTCCCGCTGATCGCCTCGGGCCGCGCGCCGCGCGCGGTGTTCGCCGCGCTCGCCGCCGAAGAAAAGTTGATCACGCTCAGCGACTGGCGGAGCTTCCACGCGCTCGCCGCCCGCGCCGACGAGCCGAATGCGCGCGCCTTCTTCGGCGGCCTCGCGCCGGGGGAGCAGCAGGCGAACGGGATGCTGGACGCGTTGCTCACGGCGACTGGTCCGGACCACGGGAAGGAATTCCCGCGCGCGGGCTGCCAGGCGTACCCGGCGTACGTCGCGTGGCTCGCGCTGAACGGCGAATCGGCGGCCGCCGTGGCGGGGATCTTCGCGAACTTCGCCGCCTTCGGCCGGTACTGCCGGGACGTCGCCACCGCGATGCGCGCGCACTACGGCTTCACCGACACCGAGTGCGCGTTCTTCGACTTTTTCGCCGCGGACGTTCCGGAAATCGAAGAACAAGCGCTCGCGGCGATCCAGGCCGGCCTCGACGCGCACCGGCTCGACAAGGCCGAGGCCCGGCGCTACGCGCGGCTGTTCCAGAGTTACGAACTGCTCTTCTGGAACACCCTCGCCGACGAGTTCCCGGGCTGACCGCTCGCGGAACCGGTACCGGCGCCACGGGGTGTGTTCGCGCGAGCGCGAATGCGGAATGGCGGAAATTCCGGCGCGCCACCCGGGGAATCCGTGGCAGTCTTCGCGAACGCCGCGCATTTCCGCTTTGCGGAAGCCGTCTCGGCCGGACGACGTGGTGGCGGGCGGCCCGCACCGCGGCTCCGTGACCTTTCTCACCGAACCATCCGTCGGTTTCGTACGTAGCGGCCCCGCCGGCGGTCGGCGCGCGAACCGCAACCGGTACCAGCGTGCATCCCTGCCGTGGAACGGAAGTCGACCTGGGACGAACGTCACGACTTTAGGTGGTGGACTTTCCAAGCGCAGGCAACAAGTGTGGAGGGGTCACCGTTCCAAGATCACGTTCTCGCCACGGACTTGACGCGCCCTGAGCGGCTGCATACCGTCGTCGCGGGCGAAGCAGACCACGGTGATGTTGATCCGGCTGGTCGGAATCCGGGTGTTGACCGCCTCGGGCGACCCGAAACCATGTACTGCCGGAAGGAAAACGGACCCAGGTGAAGCAGATTTCTCTTCGACGCAACCGGGGATCCTCGATTCGGAAGCGCGTCCTCACGATCGCGCTCATCCCCAGTGTGGCCTTGCTGCTGGTCGGGGTGGCCCTCGCCGGCTACCTCATCTACGACGCGGTCACCGCACGCGACTACACCACGCGGATCCGGAATTCGGAAGCCCCGGCGATCCCGTTCTTCGCCGCGCTCCAGCAGGAGCGCCAGGCGACGCTGAGCCTCCTCGCCGGACAGGGCAACCAGCGGGCCGTGCTCGCGGCCGTCCGCCCGAAGGTCGACGCGACCGCCGCGAAGGAGATCGAGAACCTCCGGGACAACTTCGCGGACTACAACGACACGCCGCCGAGCGTCCAGAAGAACATCGCCACGTTCTTCGGCGTCTTCCAGCAGCTGCCGCAGACGCGCCAGGCGGTCGACAGCGGCCAGATCCAGATCAGCCAGGCCTTCGCCTTCTACAACAAGATGCTCGACCAGTTCACCGACGGCGTGGCCGGGCTGGCGCAGAACGCCCGTGGCGCGCAGAACGCGTTCGACCGGCTGACCGCCATCCCGCTGTTCACCGCGGCCGACGCGATGCAGCGCAGTGACGCGCTCGCGGCCGCCGGGCTCGCCGCGGGCGGGCTGACGAACGACGACTTCCGCGCCTACGTCGGCCAGGTCGGTGCCTACCACGCCCAGCTCGACGCCTCGGCGCCGAAGATGATCCCCGAGGTCAAGGCCAAGTACGACCAGCTGCTGGCCAGCCAGCCGTGGCAGACGGTGACCCAGGTCGAAACCGCTTTCCTGCGCGGTGACCTGACGAAGCTGCCGGTGGCGCAGGACCAGTGGCGCACCGCCGCCCGCCAGGTCGGCGACGCGCTGATGGGCATCTTCGTCGCGCAGAGCTCGAACGCGAGCCAGGCCGCCATCGAGGACGCCGATTCGACGTTCACCGAGTCGCTGATCGCCGGCGTGATCGCCGTCCTGTTCGCGGTCTTCGTGGTGTTCGTCGCCGTCCGGCTGTCCAACCGGCTCATCGGCCGGCTGCACCGGCTGCGCGAGGACACCCTCGACGCGGCCGAGGTCCGGTTGCCCGAGCTGGTCGCCCGGGTCCAGGCCGGCGAGCCGGTCGACCTCGAAGAGGGCGGTCACTTCCTCGACCACGGCACCGACGAGATCGGCCAGGTCGCCGACGCGTTCAACAAGGCGCAGCAGACCGCCATCGCGGCCGCCATCGACGAGGCGAAGATCAAGGAGGGCACCAAGACGGTGTTCCTCAACATCGCCCACCGCAGCCAGGTCATCGTGCACCGCCAGCTCAAGGTGCTCGACCAGGCCGAGCGCAAGCAGGAGGACCCGGAGCAGCTGGACACCCTGTTCCAGCTCGACCACCTCTCCACCCGCGCCCGCCGCAACGCCGAAAACCTGATCATCCTCGGCGGCGGGCAGCCGGGCCGGCAGTGGCGCAACCCGGTCGGGCTGGCCGAGCTGGTCCGCGGCGCGTCCGCCGAGACCGAGGACTTCGCCAGGGTCAAGACGGCGGCGCTGCCGCAGATCGCCATCCGCGGCCCCGTCGTCGGCGACCTCGTGCACCTGCTCGCCGAGCTGATCGACAACGCGACGTCGTTCTCGCCGCCGCAGTCGCGAGTCGAGATCCGCGGCAACGTGGTCGGCAAGGGTGTCGTGATCGAGGTCGAAGACCAGGGCCTCGGGCTCGAGCCGGACCAGACCGAAGAGATCAACGGCATGCTGGCCGACCCGCCGGACTTCGGGATCATGGCGCTTTCGGACGAGCCGCGCCTGGGCCTGTTCGTGGTCGCGCGGCTGGCCGCCCGCCACGGCATCCAGGTGCACCTGCGCGAGTCCGCGTACGGCGGCACCCGGGCCATCGTCCTCGTGCGCACCGACCTGCTGGCCCCGCTCGCCGAGTCCGAGCCGGAGCAGCCGATCACCCCGCCGAAGCCGGAGCTCGTCCCGAACCCGGTCGAGCCGGAGCAGGGCAACGACGAGGTCGCGCCGCTCAAGCGGCCGCAGCGCCGCCCGGCCCGGCACCGCACCGAGCCGCCCGCCGCGGCCCCGGTGACGCCGCCGGCCCAGCCCGTCGTGGTGCCGCCGGCCGCCCCGGCCCAGCCGCCGTCCGTGCCGACGCCGGTCCCGGTCGGGTCCGTCTCGGAGCCGGTGAGCCAGCCGACCCAGGCGCAGCCGGTGGTCCCGGTCCGCCCGCCGTCCCCGCCGAACCGGACCTCGCGCCCGGCCCGCCCGGCCGCGCAGCAGCCGGCATGGCCGCCGCAGGAGCCGCGGGCCGCGGTGCCCGAAGGACGGCCGCAGCAGCCGCGCCGCCCGGAGGCGCCCGGCCGCCCGCCGCTGCCCCAACGGCGACGCCAGCAGAACCTCGTGCCGCAGTTGCGGGAAGATAAGCCCGCACAGGAACGCGAAGAGGTGCGGCTGGACTCCCCGGAGGCCGCCCGCAGCAGGCTCTCCGCTTTCCAGCAGGGCACCCGGCGGGCCCGTGACGAAGAGTTTCCCGAGAACGACGACAGGTACGGAGAGCGCGAGTAATGGTCAACTCAGGCGCCCACGAGCTCGACTGGCTGCTGGACGACCTCGTCAAACGGGTCGCCGGGGCGGACCGGGCGGTGGTCCTGTCCTCGGACGGCCTGCTGATCGGCCGATCGGGAAACCTCTCCGAGGAGGACGCCGAACACCTGTCCGCCGTCGCTTCGGCCTTCCAGAGCCTCGCGCGCGGGACCGGGCGGCACTTCGGCGGTGGCAACGTCCGCCAGACGATGGTCGAGATGGACCACGCGTTCCTGTTCGTGACGGCGGCCGGGCGGGGCGCCTGCCTGGCCCTGCTCGCCCGCGAGGACGCGGACATGGGCCTCGTCGCGTACGAGATGAACTTGATGGTGAAGCGGGTCGGGCAGGTACTCACCTCGGCCCCGCGGGCCGGCGTCCAGCCCACGTCGCCGTGAGCGCGCGGCACGAGGCCTGGTTCGACGACGAGGCCGGACCCCTGGTCCGGTCCTACGCGGTCACGGGCGGCCGCACCCGGTCGGACACGCTCGGGCTCGACCTCATCACGCTCGTCGTCGCCCTGCGCACCGCGCACGAAGCGGGCATGCTCGAACCGGAGTACGCGCGCATCATCGCCTTGTGCCAGCGGCCGGTCTCGGTGGCCGAGGTGGCCGCCCGGGTCGACCTCCCGCTGCCCGTGGTGAAGGTGATGCTGAGCGACCTCATCGAGCAGAACCTGGTGCTGTTCCGTACCGCGGCACCGGTCCAGGAAACCCCCAACCGACACGTATTGCAGGCGGTCCTTGATGGCATCCGGAAACTCTGACCCCCGGCGGAACCTGACCGCGACCGCGGTCAAGGTACTCATCGCCGGCGGGTTCGGGGTCGGCAAGACCACGATGGTCGGTTCGGTGAGCGAAGTGCCGCCGCTGCGGACCGAAGAGGTCATCACGACCGCGTCCGAGGGGGTCGACGACCTGTCGGGCGTCGAGCAGAAGACCACGACCACGGTCGCGCTCGACTTCGGCCGCATCACGATCAACCCGGACCTCATCCTGTACCTGTTCGGCACGCCGGGCCAGGACCGCTTCTGGTTCATGTGGGACGAACTGGCCGAAGGGGCGCTCGGCGCCGTCGTGCTGGCCGACACCCGGCGCCTCGACAGCTGCTTCGCGGCGGTGGACTTCTTCGAGCGCCGCAACCTGCCGTTCGTCGTCGGCGTGAACTGCTTCGACGGCGCGTACCGCTACGGGACCGAGGAGGTCCGGCAGGCGCTCGACGTCGGCATGGACGTCCCGCTGCTGCTGTGCGACGCCCGTGAGCGCGAGTCGACGAAGCAGGTGCTGACCAGCCTGATGGAACACGTGATGGCGCGGTCCGATCTCGCAGCCGCCCAGGGTGGCTACTGAACCGGACCGCGCCTGTACGGGTTCAGCGGCGGCGCTTGACGAGCGTGTCCAGGGCGAACCGGCCCGGGCCGATCGCGGCGAACAGCAGGAAGATCCACGCGTAGACCGCGGCGGGCTCGCCCGTGTTCTGCAGCGGCAGCAGGCCCATCGGGGCGTGCACGGTGAAGTAGGCGTAGGCCATCACGCCGGAGAGCAGGATCGCGGCCGGCCTGCTGGCGAGCCCGACGAGCAGCAGCAGGGCGCCCACGAGCTCGAAGACGCTGCCCCACCAGCCGGGGAACGAGCCGAACGGGACGCCGCCGCCCTGGCCGTCGATGCCACCGAAGAAGCCGAATCCCTGCAAGCCGTGGAAGCCGAACAGGAACGAGATCACGATCCGGCTCGCGCCGGTGACGATGCCGGCGACCTGGGTCTTCTTGGCGGCGGTGGTCTGGGTTTCGCGGGCGATGGTGGTGGTCATTGCGGGGTTCCTTCCCTGGGTTCTTCCTTGCCTTCTGCCTACGCGTCGAGTGGCTTCTCCCCGGATCGACAACCCCGGCGGATTTTTTTCCGCGGGTTTGGGCAGACTGGGCGGATGGCGGGCAAACGCAGTGCCGGGCTCCTGCTCCACCGCGGGCGGGGCGAGGCCCTCGAAGTGCTTCTCGGGCACATGGGCGGGCCGTTCTGGGCGAAGAAGGACGCGGCGGCGTGGTCGCTGCCGAAGGGCGAGCTGGAGCCGGACGAGGAGCCGGAGGCCGCGGCGCGGCGCGAGTTCGCGGAGGAGCTGGGCTTGCCGGCGCCGTCCGGCGAGTACGTCCCGCTCGGCGAGGTGAAGCAGTCGGGCGGCAAGGTCGTCACGGCGTGGGCGGTGGCCGGCGACCTCGACCCGGCGGCGGTGGTGCCGGGGACGTTCACCATGGAGTGGCCGCCGCGCTCGGGCCGGCAGCAGGAGTTCCCCGAGGTGGACCGGGTCGCGTGGTTTTCGCTGGCGGAGGCCCGGGAGAAGCTGGTGAAGGGCCAGCTGCCGTTCCTGGACCGGCTGCTGGCGTCAGTCGCCGAGTAGCGCCTCGAGCGGTTTCGCGGCGAAGGACGGCAGCACGACGTCGGCCTGCCCGAAGTCGAGGCTCTCGGTGATGGCGTTCGGCACGGCGACGCACGTCAGTCCGGCGGCCTTGGCCGCGGTGACCCCGTGCGGGGTGTCCTCGAAGGCGATGGTCTCACTCGCGGTTGTTTCGAGGGCGGCCAGCGCGGCGAGGTAGAGGTCGGGGTCGGGCTTGGCCTTGTGCCGGTCCCCGGTGAGGACGGCGTCGAAGTACCGCGCGATGCCGAGCCGTTCGAGGTGCGGGTTCACCCAGGCCCCGGACGAGCTGGAGGCGACGGCGAGCTTGAGGCCGTGCTCCTTGGCGGTCTCGAGGTAGGTCTCGACGCCTTCGCGGGGGCCGAGGCTCTCGAGGAGCTCGTAGACCCGGGCCTTGGACTTCGGGCGCAGCGCTTCGGGGTCGATGCCGGGCGCGTGCTCGGCGAGCAGGGCGAACATGGCGGGCGTGGTGTGCTGGGTGCCGATGACGGCGTACCAGGCTTCGAGCGGGAGCTCACTCCCGTGCGCGCGGAAGACCTCTTGCCAGGACTGGAGGACGGCGGACTCGGTGTCGGCGAGCGTGCCGTCGAAGTCGAAAACCAGGGCGCGGGTGGGCACGGTTGCACCCTGCCCGGTGGGTGATCGGTCAGGCAAGTGGGGTGTGACGAGCCTCGAAGGCCCGCATCGCCTGTTCCCCGCGGAGGGCGAAGACGATCTCCTCGATGCCGCCGGGATCGGCCTGGCTGACGGTGCCGAGCGCGATCTCGGCGGCCGAGTCGAGGGGCCAGCGGTAGATGCCGGTGGAGATGGCGGGGAAGGCGACGGTCTTGGCGCCCAGGTCGTTCGCGACTTTCAGGGCGTTGCGGTGGCAGTCGGCGAGCAGCCCGGACCGGTCTTCGGTGGCCGACCAGACAGGGCCGACGGTGTGCACGACCCACTTGGCGGGCAGCCTACCGGCGGTGGTGGCGACCGCTTGGCCGGTCTTGAGGCCCTTCCCGTAGTGCCCGGCCCGCAGCTTCCGGCACTCGGCGAGGATCTCGGGGCCACCCTTGCGGTGGATGGCGCCGTCGACCCCGCCGCCGCCGAGGAGCGAGGAGTTGGCGGCGTTGACGACGACGTCGACCTCGAGGGTGGTGATGTCGGCGTCGAGGATCCGGATGCGCATGGGGTGATCTTCCCGGACAGAATGAGTTCGTGCTGCCGGATTCGTCGTCGGGGAGCGCGCTCGGACCCGTGCCGGACGACGAGCCCGATCCGCAAAGTCGCGTGGCCAGGGCACTCCGCCGCCGGTGACCCGCTCGCCCCAACGTCTTGAATGAGTCATTCAGGACCTCCGAAGACCTGAATGACTCATTCAAGACGCCGGCGCACCGCTGCGGACCGCACCGACCCGACCTTGCCGGGACCCTGACCTCTGGTGTCCATGCCGGACGTCGAAGCCGACTTCGATACCGGCCCTAGCCCAGGAAGAACTTCGTCAGCACCGGGGCCAGTGCCGCCGCCTTCACGATGTGCGTCTCGCCAGGCAGGGTCGTGTACTCCGCCGACGGCAGCACCTTCGCCAGCGATGACACCCCGTTGCGCATCCACTCCGGGCTCCGGCCGCCGTCGATGGCCAGGGTCGGGATCGTCACCTCCGGCCACGACGGCGTCAGGGGCTCGCCCGCCTGGCGGTTGCCCACCAGCGCCGTGTCGTACGGGAGCGTGTGGGCCACCTTCTTGAGCTTGGACCAGAACGGCATGATCCGCATCATCGCCACCGTCGCCTTGCCCAGGCCGACGCCTTCGGTCATGAACATCTTGACCGCCTTGCCGCGCTTGCCCTCGGCGAGCGCCGCGTCGAGGCGGGCCGGGTAGTCGGCCGGGACGCGGGGGCGGGTGGCGTCCACCACGAACGGGGGTTCGTACAGCGCCAGCTTCGGTGCGGGGAGAGTGCGGGCCGCTTCGAGGGCCAGTGCCGCGCCCGAGGAGATGCCGAACAGGAACGCTTCGCCGCCCGCTTCCTTCAGCAGCGCGGCGAGGTCCTCGACCTCGCGGTCGATCGTGTAAGGGCCGGTGTCGGTGCTTTCGCCGCGGCCCCGGCGGTCGTACGTGTACACGGTTAAGTGCGCGGACAGCTCCTTCGCGAGCGCGTCGTTCGGGGACGAGCCGCGGTAGCACATCGCGCCGTCGACCAGGACGAGCGCGGGGCCGGTGCCCGTGCGGGAGTACGCGATCTTCGTGCCGTCGGCGGAAGTCGTCGTGGTCATCGGGTCTCTCCTCGCGGCATCAGGTGGGCGGACGTCGTGGCGAGCCAGGTCCAGGCGAGCGCCACGGCCGCCCAGAAACCGAGGATGACGGCCGGGCTCGCCGAGCCGGACGCTACGCCGCCGAAGCCTACGAGGAACAGCACGCCGGTGAGCCGCGAGTACCACGCCCGGGCCGGCGGCAGGTGCGAGCCGATCGCGAAGCAGGCCCCGACCAGCGCGGCGAAGCCGACGCCGCCGCAGGCGAAGTGCAGCATGCCGTGCCAGCTCACCGACGCCGGCGGTCCGGCGGGCGTGCCCAGCGGGAAGCCGTCCTGCGGGTCGGCGCGGAAGATGCCCGCCAGGATCAGGCTGACGCCGTAGACCGCGAGCAGCCTCGGCCCCCATCTGCCGGGCAGGCCGCGGCGGAGGCCGGCCGCGGCGGCGAGCGTCAGCAGGCCCGTGACGACGAAGTTCGCGATCTGGACGAAGCCGAGCGAGCCGTTCGCCAGGATGCTCGCTGGGTGGCGCGTGAAGTCGAAGCCGGCGCGGGTGAGGCCTTGGAGGACGCCGACGCCGACGAAGACGGGTCCGGCGAGGATTCCGCAGGTCAGCAGCGTGCGGCTTGGCGTGGTGGTGTGGGCGGGAAGCGCTGTGGTGGTCATGCGGACAGCCTGACACCCGACCATTCGAGCTGTCAAGACAAAAAAAGTTGTCGGTGGTGCCGGTCAGGACGGCGCACTGCCGGTAAGGCGTCAGCCGCGGCGCAGGGTGAGGAGCGTGATCTCGCTGGGTGCGAAGACGCGGAACGGCGGACCCCAGAACCCGGTGCCGCGGCTGTTGTACAGCTGGGTCGGGCCGTGCCGGGTCAGGCCGGAGAGCGTCGGCTGGTCGAGGCGCACCAGGAGGTGGAACGGCCAGATCTGGCCGCCGTGCGTGTGGCCCGAGATCTGCAGGTCGACGTCGGCCTCGCGGGCCTCGCGCACCTGCTTCGGCTGGTGTGCCAGCAGCACCACCGGGACGTCGTCGGGGCGGCCGTCGAGCGCTGCGGGC is a genomic window of Amycolatopsis lexingtonensis containing:
- a CDS encoding ATP-binding protein, yielding MKQISLRRNRGSSIRKRVLTIALIPSVALLLVGVALAGYLIYDAVTARDYTTRIRNSEAPAIPFFAALQQERQATLSLLAGQGNQRAVLAAVRPKVDATAAKEIENLRDNFADYNDTPPSVQKNIATFFGVFQQLPQTRQAVDSGQIQISQAFAFYNKMLDQFTDGVAGLAQNARGAQNAFDRLTAIPLFTAADAMQRSDALAAAGLAAGGLTNDDFRAYVGQVGAYHAQLDASAPKMIPEVKAKYDQLLASQPWQTVTQVETAFLRGDLTKLPVAQDQWRTAARQVGDALMGIFVAQSSNASQAAIEDADSTFTESLIAGVIAVLFAVFVVFVAVRLSNRLIGRLHRLREDTLDAAEVRLPELVARVQAGEPVDLEEGGHFLDHGTDEIGQVADAFNKAQQTAIAAAIDEAKIKEGTKTVFLNIAHRSQVIVHRQLKVLDQAERKQEDPEQLDTLFQLDHLSTRARRNAENLIILGGGQPGRQWRNPVGLAELVRGASAETEDFARVKTAALPQIAIRGPVVGDLVHLLAELIDNATSFSPPQSRVEIRGNVVGKGVVIEVEDQGLGLEPDQTEEINGMLADPPDFGIMALSDEPRLGLFVVARLAARHGIQVHLRESAYGGTRAIVLVRTDLLAPLAESEPEQPITPPKPELVPNPVEPEQGNDEVAPLKRPQRRPARHRTEPPAAAPVTPPAQPVVVPPAAPAQPPSVPTPVPVGSVSEPVSQPTQAQPVVPVRPPSPPNRTSRPARPAAQQPAWPPQEPRAAVPEGRPQQPRRPEAPGRPPLPQRRRQQNLVPQLREDKPAQEREEVRLDSPEAARSRLSAFQQGTRRARDEEFPENDDRYGERE
- a CDS encoding transcriptional regulator, which translates into the protein MTRSARELLDRIQAELAPRDADNRLVPLIASGRAPRAVFAALAAEEKLITLSDWRSFHALAARADEPNARAFFGGLAPGEQQANGMLDALLTATGPDHGKEFPRAGCQAYPAYVAWLALNGESAAAVAGIFANFAAFGRYCRDVATAMRAHYGFTDTECAFFDFFAADVPEIEEQALAAIQAGLDAHRLDKAEARRYARLFQSYELLFWNTLADEFPG
- a CDS encoding SDR family NAD(P)-dependent oxidoreductase, encoding MDGLMQGKAVVVTGAGRGLGEAFAVHVARAGGAVVVNDVDAELAERTAENIRAHGGRAVASGHSVADAGQAQEIVDLCVKEFGGIDGLVNNAGLNYEALPWEDDAEQARELVAVNVMGVVNTGLAAIKAMVDAGTGGSIVNISSGASLGQRKLGVYAASKGAVASLTYSWALDLEDQGIRVNAVCPLAHTRMVWKSERSLRACPPDRTPARIAPVVLFLLGEGSHGITGQMIRCNGPQLHVMGQPFLKQPILERPVWDTETVQKAFDEVFSAHLENYGLEKRVPPRLRKWTDTSPRTA
- a CDS encoding AMP-dependent synthetase/ligase, whose amino-acid sequence is MTTPSVAEQTEGQTIPRLLHRNAAEYPDLPAITSLDIEGRPTLSWLEFRTAIAEVSRGLAGLGLDAGDRMLIMAPGCPDHIIADLAATHLSAIPCTAYATLSPEQIRFVARHSAAPVVVLGGEDELARWRPVLDDLPALRRVVVMDEAAIPENDGRFVSLADVRTWGREALAADPEAFERSWQGIKPDDPLSMIYTSGTTGDPKGVVLSHRNAIHQAYAVTELHHPPMHATNIAYLPLAHIAERELSVYLPIVWAGHVHTLADPTAVAGALGQVHPQSFFGVPRVWEKMVAGLKNMLGSVPEDRRTALLQANELLQQGYKLRSAGQEVPPELAEKIRQTDEAALAPVRGLLGLDKLLVASSGAAALPVEIIYFLAGLGVEICEVWGLSETTGAATSNSATAFRAGSVGKPLEGVEVKVAEDGELLVRGPIVFLGYLQEDGTIQDATDADGWYATGDIGTIDEDGFVTITDRKKELIITSSGKNIAPTRIEGLLKEHPLIGQAVAIGDDRPYVTALIVLDDEIAPGWAAANGVEATPEELASHPAVRAELERAVESANSRLARIEQIKRYHVLPKAWTPESGELTPTLKLKRRVINDRYSTNIEALYAATRDPEPAAGA
- a CDS encoding MFS transporter — protein: MTTRATPRLRAVLANREFRALWFAETQSMLGDQLTIVALAILIFDRTGSPLLSAVVYSLTFLPALAGGLGLSQLADRFPRRAVLVTGSLAQAVLIGLMAVPGMPMGWLFVLFVFARLANAPCNAAQNALGREIFTDDDVYLQSQDLRGITNNTAMLAGLAAGGLLVTGIGTSWALAIDALTFLVAAVAVRVLVLRRPAAGNGNSPWFGAVRQVFGDERLRVLLYLSWLVGLAVIPEGLAAPLAAQLGAGDQAVGWLLAADPLGFVLGTFLLSRFVSTEHRRKLLGVLAALPLAALAAFALHPNLVLALVLLALAGATGAYVITVSATFITWVPNDIRGSAGGLYRTGLRVAQGVGVGIGGLVAQGLGSANATIALAGAVGLLLAVPVGFAWRRVGGGEPEPRLP